The genomic stretch gtttttgggttgttctCGGCACccgtggttcattcaagtcagtGATTGGTcagagagtccacacacctcGTTCTCAAGGCTTTAATTGGCAGATGATTGAaaagaaatcacaaaaacctgcagacactgcggccccctgggttTGACGCGCCTGCTTCCTGTGTGCGGTGCAGGGTACTTCGGCCGGCCGTGGGAATGGGAGAAGATCCGGGGGAACTGCGCTCACATCGTTCAGTTCGGCTCCACGGATGACCCGTTCCTGCCGTGGGCCGAGCAGCAGGCGGTGTCGGAGGGCCTGCGGGCCCAGCTCCACAAGTACAGCGACCGCGGACACTTCCAGAACTCCTGCTTCCCGGAGCTGCTCGCGGCAGTGCGCAAGCTGAAGGCCCAATAAGCGTCAGCGCAGAGCCTATAGACAACCAAGATGACCAACTCTACCCTACCCTCTGCTGCATAACTACCGGGCTACCGTTTGCTGTTACGGAACGGAAAGTCCATTCCCACAGGGTTGCACTTAGAGAGCGACTTCACTGTAATACAGAAGCAAGAACACGTGCAGAATTAGAGCTGTAGAGAGTTCACGGCTACATTGTATCTTATCTGACCCGTGTTCCGTAGGTGTTCGCTAATGCACATTATTATCGTACATCACTTCTGCCAAACGTCGCCATTTCATATGAAGAGTCCGTTTTATACTCACTGTATGGCAGGGATCTGATCCCTGCTACAGGGAACAAAGGTAGTCTGTGCCAAAGGTCTTCATAACTCCTGCATTGTGGATGcatgttatttaaataaaataactacacaatggaaatgtataaatattttatttgttccgCTAACACaccgcctctctcccctccataAATTAATGACAGCTGACCCATGCATTCAGCAGACAGAGCTGTACTACAGAGCACAGCCCTGTACTACAGAGCACAGCCCTGTACTACAGAGCACATCCCTGTACTACAGAGCACAGCGCTGTGGTGCAGTGGTTGTCTCACTTGTAGCTTGTTTGAAAAGCAGATGTCGCTCGCTGTGCAGAACGTGGTTTATTTAAAGGTTAAAGGTCGTCACATTGGTCTCATCCACAGCAGTACTTATCTGGTCTGAACACAGACCTTTCAAACCCAGAGAAACCGATTCTCTGGGACTCAGTGGTTCTGAGTGTGGCCTGGAGCCACCTCAGGCCAGACCTGGACAGTGCCAACGCACTGTGCTCCACGACATTTTCCTTTCACGTGCAAAGCTGTCTTTTCAGTTCTTTGGAGAAAACTAAATGGTCAAactctgtgtgaaaacaaaagaaaacaggtCCAGCCACAAAGATGCCAGGCCTCAACTCTCCAGGTCAGAGTGGCAGATTCACAGAGTCCAAATTACCTCACTGTGTAGAtctcacacaaaataaaatggtgcatcaagtaaaaaaatatcagCTGGCACCATCCCAATCTTTTTCCATACAGTGTGAGAAGTGCTTTGGTCAGAAATCCAGCCACTCGGTCATGTAGATGCAGGTAGACGGAGAGATCTCTCCTCCTTCGTGACAGTCAtcaaacacctgagagagagagaacacgtGTCACTTTGAACCCAAATCTGACAGCCTTTTATAAGTGGAATAAGTATATACCAGAGCATCAACATCATATTACTTGCTAGTTGTAatctgtcctgtaggttttcactctaacaGCTAGAgcaaggctgcccaaccctgttcctggagatctaccgtcctgtaggttttcactccaaccctaacaaagcacacctcattcaacagctagaaaaGGActgcctaaccctgttcctggagatctaccgtcctgtaggttttcactccgaccaagtgcagttatccagctaactccgtaatcctgctttgtgggtttcactcagtgcagttatccagctaactcagtaatcctgctttgtgggttttactcagtgcagttatccagctaactcagtgaccctgctttgtgggttttactcaatgcagttatccagctaactcagtgaccctgctttgtgggttttactcaatgcagttatccagctaactcagtaatcctgctttgtgggtttcactcagtgcagttatccagctaactcagtaatcctgctttgtgggtttcactcagtgcagttatccagctaactcagtaatcctgctttgtgggtttcactcagtgcagttatccagctaactccgtaatcctgctttgtgaaacagggcccaggtgtGCCGGTAGATGGCAGACCTGCAGGAACAGGGCGGGGCACCGCGTCTGTAGGAGGGAGTGGTCTTACGGGGCACAGGCCGCAGGGCGTCTTGACGAGGCCGGTTGATTGGATGATGGGGTTGACCCCTCGGTACAGCTTCATTTGCCCGTCGACGCAGCCGGCTGTGCCCTCCTTCGCCGCGATGACGCTCATCTCCACCTTCCCGTCGTAGATCAGCGTGTTCAGGATGGTCTCGATGTCGTCCATGGAGAGCTCCACCTGGTGGCAGAACGGCACACGGTCAGGCCCGCCGTCCTCCAGCACACAGGCTGATCCGGGGTTAGGGGCTCCGTGTGCTCATCATAACCTTATACATTATGAGCTAAACAGCCACCTGATCTTAGATCCGTGTTTCGGAAGCAGCATTAATGACATTGACGCCCAGCTCACAGATGCACTAGcggagtaagtgtgtgagtgagtctcaCCTTGCTGATGCCCAGCTCACAGATGTATTTCCACACTTCGTGCGAGGTGGCGAAGGAGCTGTTCCTCTGCACCATGGGGCTCTGCTTACTGTCCCTCGCCACTTCTGCCTGGAGAGAAACAAGGGCACCTCAAACATGGTTCCTCTTTCTCCCACACAacaatgggcggcctgtagcgtagtggttaaggtaaatgactggggcacgcaaggtctgtggttctaatcccggtgtagccacaataagatccgcacagccgttgggcccttgagcaaggcccttaaccctgcattgctccaggggaggattgtctcctgcttagtctaatcaactgtacgtcgctctggataagagtgtctgccaaatgccaataatgtaactacAGACCACACTGCCATTTCCCACACTCCTGCACAGGGTATCTGAAGGCTGAGAGGACAGCTGACAGATTTCAGCTGGTTTATTTCCTAGAAGCCATGTGCTGAAGGGTTAACAATATTTATATGCATCTCCATCAGTGGGGACACCGCACCTGAGACAACCGCCCTATGGCCTCCGCTTAACATGTTACTCACAGTTAATCAACCACAGCGTCAGTAAATGCCTGAGACTGATATGAGTGAAGGTGAAGAGgccaacgtgtgtgtgtgtgtgtgagtgtgtgtaatgcacaTGAATCTCCACTTCTCTGCTAGAGTCACATACAAACTGGCAGTTTTAGAAACTGTTCATTGTTGTGCTGTCACAGGGTCCTGGCAGGAAAAGGAATGTTGCTACAAACACTACCGTTGCCATAGCAACCGagagactcccccccccccccccctcaccttgcCCTGCAGGAACTTAAAGCACTGCTGGTTCAGCACCTCCACAAACTCGGACTCAAAGTCCTGGTCGCTGTACCAGGCCCCCCCGGTGACAGAGCGGTCCGGCTGCAGGTTGTACAGCATGTACACTTTCTTCTTAGAggcctggggagggagagagggcgttAATAAACATGAACTTTAATGTCAACACAACAACCGCCTCTTTCATCCAATGTATACAGACACTGCTGAAATGTTTGCTCACACTTGGCAGGCATGTATAGCACTCACtaaacaagaagaagaaaaaaggaaggGGTAAATCGTCATAACAACCTGAGGAATTTATGACATTTGGGCAACATAATTAAACTGCTGAGTTTGTTCGCAGAAACGCCCCCTAGTGGCCAAAGACCGAAATACGGCAATCATAAACGAATATCGCCGGGCAGGCAGAGGATTTTAAAATCCAGCGTTCCCTTACAGCCACGGACTTGACGGCCTTGATGAGTTTCTTGCTCTCCAGGTTCTTTAGGATCTTGTTGATCTCGGTCAGCGGGAGGTTGCTCTTGTACCTGATGTCTCTGCTCCAGATGCCTACCAGAACAGGGGGCAGAAACTCAAACTCATTCTAGGCTGCCATGTGCCCTTTTAATACTTTTAATGTTACATTTCAGGCCATTCACATACGGATATGAACGTAAAATTAATCGGTTGGCATGGAGCACTATTGCCTTTTTTCAGTTCTCATGAACTTCAGTCTCAATTCATtttctgaattgaaatggaTTTGACTCCATCCTGGTTCTTacggaaaatgtttttttcgcTCCCGTACAGAAAGCTTTCCGTTGAGTCTCACCCTTGTTTCCTGCATCTTCTATGATCTGATACaccagcttctcctggttgtcTGATCCCTTCATTTTACTGTGAAAAGCAGAAAACAGACAGGTCTGTCATTTTCTTCAGTTTACACTAACAAAGACagcaatataataaatataatatggaTATATAATAATGGTCTTGTGTATCACAAGGAAACATTGTGACAGTTTTCACAGCTTTAACACAGTGGTGTAAAACGGTCAGAGTGTTTGAACTCGAAGGGCGTGGTCACCTTGCTGACTGTGTGTCCTTCAGTCGGTATAGGAGTCCTGTGCTGTTCCGTAACAGGTCGAGTTGTCCCttaaaaacagagaaaagaTGGTTTCCAAAGAAGCAgatgaacacagagcacagttaTCCTGAAGCAGGTTCTCAAACACATTTCCATGGAaggctgtgtgtatgcaggttttcattcccaCCAAGTAATGCTTCCTTAATGGATTCCAATTACTCACTCAGCCATAtatatttaactgcattaaagcacagaatataagcaacagttgttatttaacacacaacacaaata from Conger conger chromosome 2, fConCon1.1, whole genome shotgun sequence encodes the following:
- the polr3f gene encoding DNA-directed RNA polymerase III subunit RPC6 isoform X2 translates to MPHVEAQQRAMAINRLLSVGQLDLLRNSTGLLYRLKDTQSASKMKGSDNQEKLVYQIIEDAGNKGIWSRDIRYKSNLPLTEINKILKNLESKKLIKAVKSVAASKKKVYMLYNLQPDRSVTGGAWYSDQDFESEFVEVLNQQCFKFLQGKAEVARDSKQSPMVQRNSSFATSHEVWKYICELGISKVELSMDDIETILNTLIYDGKVEMSVIAAKEGTAGCVDGQMKLYRGVNPIIQSTGLVKTPCGLCPVFDDCHEGGEISPSTCIYMTEWLDF
- the polr3f gene encoding DNA-directed RNA polymerase III subunit RPC6 isoform X1, encoding MAEVKVKQELTDPVEIENRIKDLCQQFPHGITDQVIQNDMPHVEAQQRAMAINRLLSVGQLDLLRNSTGLLYRLKDTQSASKMKGSDNQEKLVYQIIEDAGNKGIWSRDIRYKSNLPLTEINKILKNLESKKLIKAVKSVAASKKKVYMLYNLQPDRSVTGGAWYSDQDFESEFVEVLNQQCFKFLQGKAEVARDSKQSPMVQRNSSFATSHEVWKYICELGISKVELSMDDIETILNTLIYDGKVEMSVIAAKEGTAGCVDGQMKLYRGVNPIIQSTGLVKTPCGLCPVFDDCHEGGEISPSTCIYMTEWLDF